The proteins below come from a single Sorghum bicolor cultivar BTx623 chromosome 4, Sorghum_bicolor_NCBIv3, whole genome shotgun sequence genomic window:
- the LOC8056420 gene encoding phosphate transporter PHO1-2 has protein sequence MVKFSREYEASIIPEWKAAFVDYKGLKKLVKRIKIARRDAAPLLAAGAGGGRRSSDASSGSYGFSVLDPVRALAAHFAATPASPTTQVGDDDGDSDSGLESDSGELVRATDKHEQEFLEKADEELEKVNKFYAAQEADMLARGEALIEQLRILADVKRILADHAAASRRGRSRLARTAASSPPPSVNGSNSGRHLLSSPFVVASPQSMSDGSVELQQARVAEGAAVAEEVMAALERNGVSFVGGGLGKAKKDGSGKQLMGRAALLQLPATVRIDIPPTSPGRAALKVWEELVNVLRKDGADPAAAFVHRKKVQHAEKNIRDAFLALYRGLELLKKFSSLNVKAFTKILKKFVKVSEQQRKTDLFSEKVKRSPFSSSDKVLQLADEVESIFLRHFAGNDRKVAMKYLKPQQPRNTHMITFLVGLFTGTFVSLFIIYSVLAHVAGIFSSTGNTAYMEIVYHVFSMFALISLHVFLYGCNLFMWKSTRISHNFIFDFSSSTALTHRDAFLMSASIMCTVVAALVINLFLRNAGATYANALPGALLLLSAVVLFCPFNVFYRSTRYCFMRVMRNIMLSPFYKVLMADFFMADQLTSQIPLLRHLEFTGCYFMAGTFRTHEYGSCTSSSLYKNLAYVLSFLPYYWRAMQCLRRYLEEGHDLNQLANAGKYISAMVAAAVRFKYAATPTPFWMWMVIISSTGATIYQLYWDFVMDWGFLNPKSKNFWLRDQLILKNKSVYYASMMLNLVLRLAWAQSVMKLHLGMVESRLLDFSLASLEIIRRGHWNFYRLENEHLTNAGKFRAVKTVPLPFRELETD, from the exons ATGGTGAAGTTCTCGCGGGAGTACGAGGCCAGCATCATCCCCGAGTGGAAGGCCGCCTTCGTCGACTACAAGGGCCTCAAGAAGCTCGTCAAGAGGATCAAGATCGCCCGCCGCGACGCCGCGCCGCtgctcgccgccggcgccggcggtggcCGTAGAAGTAGCGACGCCAGCAGCGGCAGCTACGGCTTCTCCGTCCTCGACCCCGTCCGCGCCCTCGCCGCCCACTTCGCCGCGACGCCGGCCTCACCA ACGACGCAGGtgggcgacgacgacggcgactcGGACAGCGGCTTGGAATCGGATTCGGGGGAGCTCGTAAGAGCCACGGACAAGCAT gagcaggagtttctggagaAGGCGGACGAGGAGCTGGAGAAGGTGAACAAGTTCTACGCGGCGCAGGAGGCGGACATGCTGGCGCGCGGCGAGGCCCTCATCGAGCAGCTCCGCATCCTGGCCGACGTCAAGCGCATCCTCGCCGACCACGCCGCGGCGTCCCGGCGCGGGCGGTCGCGGCTCGCCCGGACGGCggcctcgtcgccgccgccgtccgtgAACGGGTCCAACAGCGGCCGCCACCTCCTCTCCTCCCCCTTCGTGGTGGCCTCGCCGCAGTCCATGTCAG ACGGGAGCGTGGAGCTGCAGCAGGCGCGCGTGGCGGAGGGCGCGGCGGTGGCGGAGGAGGTGATGGCGGCGCTGGAGCGGAACGGCGTCAGCTTCGTGGGCGGCGGgctgggcaaggccaagaaggacgGCAGCGGGAAGCAGCTCATGGGCCGCGCCGCGCTGCTGCAGCTGCCGGCGACGGTGCGCATCGACATCCCGCCCACCAGCCCCGGCCGGGCGGCGCTCAAGGTGTGGGAGGAGCTCGTCAACGTGCTCCGCAAGGACGGCGCAGACCCCGCCGCCGCCTTCGTCCACCGCAAGAAGGTCCAGCACGCCGAGAAGAACATCCGCGACGCCTTCCTCGCCCTCTACCGCGGCCTCGAACTCCTCAAGAAGttcag CTCTCTCAATGTGAAGGCTTTCACCAaaatattgaagaaattcgTCAAG GTGTCGGAGCAGCAGCGGAAAACTGACCTGTTTTCAGAGAAGGTGAAGAGGTCGCCGTTCAGCAGCTCCGACAAG GTGCTTCAGCTGGCAGACGAGGTGGAGTCCATCTTCTTGAGGCATTTCGCGGGCAACGACAGGAAGGTGGCCATGAAGTACCTGAAGCCGCAGCAGCCCAGGAACACCCATATGATCACCTTCCTCGTAG GCCTGTTCACAGGAACATTTGTGTCCTTATTCATCATATATTCAGTTCTAGCCCATGTCGCCGGCATTTTCTCCTCTACCGGAAACACAGCATACATGGAGATTGTTTACCATGTCTTCAG TATGTTTGCACTCATCAGCCTGCACGTCTTCCTGTACGGGTGCAACCTCTTCATGTGGAAGAGCACCAGGATCAGCCACAACTTCATATTTGATTTCTCCTCCAGCACCGCCCTGACACACCGGGACGCCTTCCTCATGTCGGCATCCATCATGTGCACCGTCGTCGCAGCACTGGTCATCAACCTGTTCCTCAGGAATGCCGGGGCAACCTACGCCAATGCATTGCCCGGGGCACTTCTGCTT CTGTCAGCAGTGGTTCTGTTCTGCCCATTCAACGTCTTCTACCGCTCGACGCGCTACTGTTTCATGCGCGTCATGCGCAACATCATGCTCTCGCCATTCTACAAG GTTCTGATGGCAGATTTCTTCATGGCTGACCAGCTAACCAGCCAG ATCCCACTGTTAAGACACCTCGAGTTCACGGGGTGTTACTTCATGGCTGGAACTTTTAGAACTCACGAATATGGAAGCTGTACCAGCAGCTCTCTATACAAAAACCTGGCGTACGTGCTTTCCTTCCTGCCATACTACTGGAGAGCAATGCAG TGTTTGAGAAGGTACCTGGAAGAAGGCCATGATCTCAACCAGCTTGCTAATGCGGGCAAGTACATATCAGCAATGGTAGCAGCTGCTGTCAGGTTCAAGTATGCTGCGACACCAACACCATTCTGGATGTGGATGGTCATAATATCATCTACAGGCGCCACCATTTACCAGCTCTACTGGGATTTTGTCATGGACTGGGGCTTCTTaaacccaaaatctaaaaacttctgGCTCCGAGATCAACTCATCCTGAAGAATAAGTCAGTCTACTATGCTTCCATG ATGCTCAACCTTGTGCTACGCCTAGCCTGGGCCCAAAGTGTAATGAAACTCCATCTTGGTATGGTGGAGTCTCGCTTGCTGGATTTCTCACTCGCTTCACTGGAAATTATCCGACGTGGGCATTGGAACTTCTACAG GCTGGAGAATGAACACTTAACCAACGCTGGAAAGTTTAGAGCAGTGAAGACTGTCCCATTACCATTCCGTGAACTTGAAACTGATTGA
- the LOC8084690 gene encoding uncharacterized protein LOC8084690 yields MAGAQCATGPRATTTPLLLVLFLCVVLVLLAPAAGHGDDDETEEFPVASSSSSWPSAGRRALPRPAAARSSSSSSWRPRPRPRGRWNYAGQGLQDSKHEVPSGPNPDSNR; encoded by the coding sequence ATGGCAGGAGCTCAATGCGCCACAGGACCGCGCGCCACGACGACGCCGCTGCTCCTCGTCCTCTTCCTCTGCGTCGTCCTCGTGCTGCTCGCGCCAGCGGCTGGGCACGGGGACGACGACGAGACGGAGGAGTTCCCCGTCGCGTCTTCGTCTTCTTCGTGGCCCTCCGCAGGGCGCCGCGCCCTCCCGCGGCCGGCCGCggcgaggtcgtcgtcgtcgtcgtcgtggcgCCCCCGGCCCCGGCCGCGCGGGAGGTGGAACTACGCGGGTCAGGGGCTCCAGGACAGCAAGCACGAGGTCCCCAGTGGGCCCAACCCGGACTCCAATCGGTAG
- the LOC8084689 gene encoding uncharacterized protein LOC8084689, with product MEGCNGHNSSGSRSLERAISRKAMQAGSSAPCKTWLIGFFCGVCITCLFGVVALPPLRVIQSQSVYPLPLRRAILSNFTFTQPADGAAAATDELPSAPEKMEQQKENENITEDARIMYLYNEWSTLLSTGRDEVTKSSDGISNKDSDLPRPPHLEDCRTNAERNKLFDSYGDNGTFPPWTLWKGSLGLEFLSHKYSEHADQHTLYPPWIVGSDEENYPLTRQVQRDIWTHQHPRNCSDPGLRFLVADWERLPGFGIGAQIAGMSGLLAIAMKEKRILVTNHYNRADHDGCKGASRSSWSCYFFPETSPDCRNRAFELVQSKASWADGTVKVKENYTSKQIWLGRIPRVWGKPWKYLQPTTVINGKLITNHRKMNRRWWVAQATRYLMRFPTEYMCGLLNVARHSAFGLQAAKLVLQSIQDDSPKVGTTRTKSDIERLVWSDHKPYLPQPLLSMHIRMGDKACEMVVVGFEEYMELAGNLRKRFPSLKNIWLSTEMQEVIDKTKLYPHWSFHFTSVARQGSNMTMAMYEASLGRETSTNYPLVNFMMATEADFFIGALGSTWCYLIDGMRNTGGKVMSGYLSVNKDRFW from the exons ATGGAAGGCTGTAATGGCCACAACAGCAGCGGCAGCAGGAGCCTTGAGAGGGCGATATCCAGGAAGGCGATGCAGGCTGGGAGCTCTGCTCCCTGTAAAACCTGGCTCATCGGCTTCTTCTGCGGCGTCTGCATCACATGCCTCTTTGGTGTAGTCGCTCTACCTCCGCTTCGGGTCATTCAGAGCCAGTCGGTCTATCCGCTGCCGCTGCGCCGAGCGATCCTCTCGAATTTTACATTCACCCAGCCTGCTG AtggggcagcagcagcaacagatgAGTTGCCTTCTGCACCAGAGAAGATGGAACAACAAAAGGAAAACGAGAACATCACTGAAGATGCTAGGATAATGTACCTGTACAATGAATGGAGCACTTTGCTCAGCACTGGCAGAGATGAAGTCACGAAAAGTTCAGATGGGATCTCTAATAAAGATTCAGACTTGCCACGGCCACCTCATCTGGAGGACTGCAGGACTAACGCAGAAAGAAATAAACTATTTGACAGTTATGGCGATAATGGTACATTTCCGCCTTGGACGTTATGGAAAGGGTCACTTGGGCTTGAGTTCCTGAGTCACAAGTATTCAGAACATGCAGATCAGCATACACTCTATCCTCCCTGG attgTAGGATCTGATGAGGAGAACTATCCATTGACCAGACAAGTGCAGAGAGATATATGGACTCATCAGCACCCTCGAAACTGCAGCGATCCAGGCTTACGGTTTCTGGTTGCAGACTGGGAGAGGCTGCCTGGATTCGGTATTGGCGCGCAGATCGCTGGAATGTCAGGACTTCTTGCTATTGCCATGAAAGAGAAGAGGATACTGGTTACAAACCACTACAACCGTGCTGATCACGATGGTTGCAAAG GTGCCTCAAGATCTAGTTGGTCTTGCTACTTTTTTCCTGAGACATCTCCGGACTGCCGCAACCGGGCTTTTGAGCTCGTGCAAAGCAAAGCCTCTTGGGCTGATGGTACTGTAAAAGTGAAGGAGAACTATACCTCAAAGCAAATATGGCTTGGACGCATACCTAG GGTGTGggggaaaccttggaaatattTGCAACCGACGACAGTGATAAATGGTAAATTGATTACAAATCATCGTAAAATGAACAGGAGATGGTGGGTAGCACAG GCGACAAGGTATCTAATGAGATTCCCGACGGAGTACATGTGTGGATTACTCAATGTCGCTAGGCACTCTGCATTCGGTTTACAAGCAGCAAAGTTGGTTCTTCAAAGTATTCAGGATGACTCACCAAAG GTTGGCACTACTAGAACCAAATCTGATATTGAACGTCTTGTGTGGTCAGACCACAAACCATATCTACCACAGCCTCTTCTCAGCATGCATATAAGAATGGGAGACAAAGCTTGTGAAATGGTGGTGGTTGGCTTTGAGGAATACATGGAATTGGCAGGCAACCTGCGCAAACGGTTTCCAAGTCTCAAGAACATCTGGCTTTCCACTGAAATGCAG GAAGTTATTGACAAAACAAAACTTTACCCACATTGGAGTTTTCACTTCACAAGTGTGGCACGCCAAGGTAGCAATATGACCATGGCAATGTATGAGGCCAGTTTGGGCCGTGAGACTAGCACAAACTACCCCCTTGTCAATTTCATGATGGCAACCGAAGCAGATTTCTTCATTGGAGCCCTAGGATCAACCTGGTGCTATCTCATCGACGGAATGAGAAACACTGGAGGGAAGGTAATGTCTGGTTACCTATCGGTGAACAAGGACCGGTTCTGGTAA